The Glycine soja cultivar W05 chromosome 8, ASM419377v2, whole genome shotgun sequence genome has a window encoding:
- the LOC114423169 gene encoding probable xyloglucan endotransglucosylase/hydrolase protein 33 has protein sequence MALLQQKLSFSCLLILCLATVVSSHSRPYTTPSVTRLTDSFPRVQVDSAFSKTFGAKNIQFLSNGSTATLALDKITGSGLVSQSRYSYGFFSAAIKLPSGLSPGVVVAFYLSNADKFPHNHDEIDIELLGHDKRNDWVIQTNIYANGSVSTGREEKFYFWFDPTQQYHYYSILWNSYHTVFLVDNIPVREFIHSNTYPSIYPSKPMSVYATIWDGSQWATHGGKYPVNYKYAPFVVSFAQIELSGCISDPTAAVSSCSKASPSGLDPVNGSEFTKLSQQQIAAMDWARRKLMFYSYCNDRSRFKVMPPECH, from the exons ATGGCACTTTTGCAACAAAAACTAAGCTTCTCATGTCTACTAATACTTTGCTTAGCCACTGTGGTTTCTTCACACAGCAGGCCTTATACAACTCCAAGTGTCACACGCTTGACTGATTCTTTTCCTCGTGTGCAAGTTGATAGTGCTTTTTCTAAGACCTTTGGTGCCAAAAATATTCAGTTTCTTAGTAATGGATCCACGGCCACATTGGCTCTTGACAAAATCACAG GCTCTGGCTTGGTATCACAAAGCAGATACTCCTATGGATTCTTCAGTGCTGCAATCAAATTACCTTCTGGTTTGTCACCTGGAGTTGTTGTTGCATTTTAT TTGTCTAATGCAGATAAATTTCCTCACAACCATGATGAGATAGATATTGAACTGCTTGGTCATGATAAGAGAAATGATTGGGTAATTCAAACGAATATCTATGCCAATGGAAGTGTCAGCACAGGGAGAGAAGAGAAATTCTATTTCTGGTTCGACCCAACACAACAGTACCATTACTACAGCATCTTGTGGAACAGTTATCACACAGT GTTCTTAGTGGACAATATTCCAGTTAGGGAATTCATACACAGCAACACATACCCTTCTATTTATCCATCAAAGCCAATGTCAGTGTATGCCACAATATGGGATGGTTCACAATGGGCTACTCATGGAGGCAAATACCCAGTTAACTATAAGTATGCACCATTTGTTGTTTCATTTGCACAAATAGAATTGAGTGGCTGCATATCTGACCCCACAGCCGCAGTTTCTTCATGCTCTAAGGCCAGTCCTTCGGGCCTAGACCCAGTTAATGGATCAGAGTTTACTAAGCTATCACAGCAGCAGATAGCAGCTATGGATTGGGCAAGAAGGAAACTCATGTTTTACTCTTACTGCAATGACCGATCCAGATTCAAAGTCATGCCACCAGAATGCCATTGA
- the LOC114423167 gene encoding aldehyde dehydrogenase family 2 member B7, mitochondrial-like produces MASSLRISRLISRSFSSTSFFSRGGNGFLGSRQSKFSTSAAIEEEPIKPSIQVEHTQLLIDGKFVDAASGKTFPTLDPRTGEVIAHVAEGHSEDVDRAVSAARKAFDHGPWPKMTAYERQRILLRVADLIEKHNDELAALETWDNGKPYEQAAKIEVPMLVRLIRYYAGWADKIHGLTVPADGPYHVQTLHEPIGVAGQIIPWNFPLLMFAWKVGPALACGNTIVLKTAEQTPLSALYAAKLFHEAGLPAGVLNVVSGFGPTAGAALASHMEVDKLAFTGSTDTGKVVLELAAKSNLKPVTLELGGKSPFIVCEDADVDQAVELAHFALFFNQGQCCCAGSRTFVHENVYEEFVQKAKARALRRVVGDPFKGGIEQGPQIDSDQFEKILRYIRSGVESGATLETGGDKLGNKGFYIQPTVFSNVKDGMLIAKDEIFGPVQSILKFKDLGEVVQRANNTRYGLAAGVFTKNMDTANTLTRALRVGTVWINCFDTFDAAIPFGGYKMSGQGREKGEYSLKNYLQVKAVVNPLKNPAWL; encoded by the exons ATGGCTTCTTCACTCAGAATCTCAAGACTTATCTCTCGCTCCTTTTCttctacttctttcttttcacgaG gTGGGAATGGTTTCCTTGGTTCAAGACAAAGTAAATTCAGCACTTCTGCTGCCATTGAAGAAGAACCCATTAAACCATCAATACAAGTAGAACACACCCAACTCTTAATTGATGGAAAATTTGTAGATGCTGCTTCTG GTAAAACTTTTCCAACTTTAGATCCTAGGACAGGTGAAGTGATTGCTCATGTTGCTGAGGGTCACTCTGAAGATGTTGATCGAGCAGTTTCAGCTGCACGAAAAGCATTTGATCATGGACCATGGCCTAAGATGACAGCTTAT GAACGGCAAAGGATCTTGTTGCGTGTGGCCGATCTGATCGAGAAGCATAATGATGAGCTTGCAGCACTTGAGACTTGGGATAATGGAAAGCCTTATGAACAAGCTGCTAAGATTGAAGTTCCAATGCTTGTTCGCCTGATTCGATACTATGCTG GTTGGGCAGATAAGATTCATGGTCTAACAGTTCCAGCTGATGGACCTTATCATGTGCAAACATTGCACGAACCGATTGGTGTTGCCGGTCAGATCATTCCATGGAACTTCCCTCTTCTCATGTTTGCCTGGAAGGTTGGACCGGCATTGGCCTGTGGCAACACCATTGTTCTCAAAACAGCTGAGCAGACACCATTATCTGCTTTATATGCAGCAAAACTATTTCATGAG GCTGGACTTCCTGCTGGTGTTTTGAATGTAGTTTCCGGCTTTGGTCCAACTGCTGGTGCTGCTCTTGCTAGTCACATGGAGGTTGATAAG CTTGCTTTTACCGGTTCCACTGATACTGGGAAAGTTGTCCTTGAACTGGCGGCTAAAAGCAATCTTAAGCCTGTTACTTTGGAGCTTGGTGGGAAATCTCCCTTTATAGTGTGTGAAGACGCTGATGTAGATCAGGCTGTTGAGCTCGCACACTTTGCCTTATTCTTTAATCAG GGACAATGTTGCTGTGCTGGGTCTCGAACATTTGTACATGAAAATGTATACGAGGAGTTTGTTCAGAAAGCAAAGGCTCGTGCTTTGAGACGTGTTGTTGGTGATCCATTCAAGGGGGGAATAGAGCAAGGTCCTCAG ATTGATTCAGACCAATTTGAGAAAATACTGAGGTACATCAGATCCGGTGTTGAAAGCGGGGCAACCCTTGAAACAGGAGGAGACAAGCTTGGCAACAAGGGCTTCTACATTCAACCTACAGTCTTCTCAAATGTTAAG GATGGCATGCTGATTGCAAAGGATGAGATCTTTGGTCCAGTCCAATCCATATTAAAATTCAA GGACCTTGGTGAGGTAGTTCAAAGAGCGAACAACACACGTTACGGGCTTGCGGCAGGAGTGTTCACAAAGAACATGGACACTGCAAACACTTTGACGCGGGCACTGAGAGTTGGAACAGTTTGGATAAACTGCTTTGACACATTTGATGCTGCAATTCCCTTTGGAGGGTACAAAATGAGTGGTCAAGGCAGAGAAAAAGGAGAGTATAGTCTCAAAAACTACTTGCAAGTGAAGGCTGTTGTTAATCCCTTGAAGAACCCAGCATGGCTTTGA
- the LOC114424180 gene encoding uncharacterized protein LOC114424180: MAIGNLFHGLPNEDPYAHLATYIEICNTVKIVGVPKNAIRLSLFSVSLSAEAKRWLHSFKGNSLRTWDEVVEKFLKKYFPESKTVEGKATISSFHQFPNESLSEALERFCSLLQKTPTHGFSEPIQLNIFIDGLRPQSKQLLDASTGGKIKLKTPEEAMELIENMANSDHTILHDRTHIPTKRSLLELSSQDALLAQNKLLSKQLEALTKTLSKLPTQLSASQPSPSFVLQVACCAICGGAHESGCCIPTEDHAHEVNYMGNQPRQNFDAGRFSGFQQGQNHNQQYGQWRAHPSNQFNKDQGGPSNRL; encoded by the exons ATGGCTATTG GCAATTTGTTCCATGGTCTACCCaatgaagacccatatgcacacttggcaacatATATTGAGATATGCAATACTGTCAAGATTGTCGGTGTGCCAAAAAATGCTATTCGGCTCAGCTTATTTTCAGTTTCATTATCTgcagaagccaagaggtggctgcATTCATTCAAAGGTAATAGCTTAAGGACTTGGGATGAAGTTGTGGAAaagtttttgaagaaatattttcctGAGTCCAAGACAGTAGAGGGAAAAGCTACAATTTCTTCATTCCATCAATTTCCcaatgaatctttgagtgaagcTTTAGAACGGTTCTGTAGCTTGCTGCAGAAGACCCCCACACATGGATTTTCTGAGCCTATACAATTGAACATCTTCATTGATGGGTTAAGGCCGCAGTCGAAGCAGTTACTAGATGCTTCTACAGgaggtaaaattaaattaaagactCCTGAAGAAGCAATGGAGTTAATTGAGAATATGGCTAATAGTGACCATACAATCTTGCATGACAGAACACATATCCCCACCAAAAGGAGTTTATTGGAGCTGTCATCACAAGATGCTTTGTTGGCTCAAAATAAGTTGTTGTCCAAGCAGCTTGAAGCTTTAACTAAAACattaagtaagttgccaactcagctTTCTGCTAGTCAACCTTCACCttcttttgttttgcaggttgcatGTTGTGCTATTTGTGGTGGTGCTCATGAGTCAGGCTGTTGTATTCCCACTGAGGATCATGCACATGAAGTTAATTACATGGGAAACCAGCCTAGACAAAATTTTGATGCAGGTAGATTCTCAGGATTTCAGCAGGGCCAAAATCATAACCAACAGTATGGACAGTGGAGAGCTCATCCTAGtaatcaattcaacaaagaccagggaGGGCCATCCAATAGGCTGTAG
- the LOC114424181 gene encoding uncharacterized protein LOC114424181, which translates to MKSDYKPARQPQRRLNLVMKEEVHKEVLKLLEAGLIYPISDSAWVSPVQVVPKKGGSENVIVDHLSRLVNEEVTSKEAEIRDEFPDESLFIVNERPWFADMANFKAARIIPKDFTLQQKKKFFHDARFYIWDDPHLFKIGADNLLRRCVTKEEAKNILWHCHNSPCGGHYGGDKTATKVLQSGFFWSMLFKDAHQHVLQCDHCQRMGGISKRNEMPLQNIMEVEVFDCWGIDFVGPFPPSFGHEYILVAVDYVSKWVEAVAAPKNDAKTVVKFLRKNIFARFGVPRILISDRGTHFCNNQLQKVLKHYNVTHKVASPYHPQTTKRKCQTRN; encoded by the exons ATGAAATCTGATTACAAGCCAGCGAGACAGCCACAAAGACGACTGAATCTAGTCATGAAAGAAGAGGTGCACAAGGAAGTACTCAAATTACTGGAAGCAGGACTCATTTATCCCATCTCAGATAGTGCGTGGGTCAGCCCTGTGCAGGTTGTTCCCAAGAAGGGAG GATCTGAAAATGTTATAGTGGACCACTTATCACGATTGGTTAATGAGGAAGTCACTTCAAAAGAAGCAGAGATTAGAGATGAATTCCCTGATGAATCCCTGTTCATTGTGAATGAAAGACCTTGGTTTGCTGATATGGCCAATTTCAAAGCAGCGAGAATCATTCCTAAGGACTTCACTTTGCAGCAAAAGAAGAAATTCTTTCATGATGCTCGATTTTACATATGGGATGACCCACATTTGTTCAAGATAGGAGCAGACAATCTTCTCAGAAGATGTGTGACAAAGGAGGAGGCCAAGAATATATTATGGCACTGTCACAACTCACCCTGTGGAGGCCATTATGGTGGAGATAAGACAGCAACTAAGGTCCTGCAATCTGGGTTCTTTTGGTCAATGCTGTTCAAGGATGCTCACCAGCATGTGTTGCAATGTGATCATTGTCAGAGGATGGGTGGGATTTCGAAAAGGAATGAAATGCCTCTACAAAATATTATGGAGGTTGAAGTCTTTGACTGTTGGGGGATTGATTTTGTAGGTCCCTTCCCTCCATCCTTTGGCCACGAATACATCTTAGTAGCTGTCGATTATGTGTCTAAATGGGTTGAAGCAGTGGCCGCCCCAAAGAATGATGCTAAGACCGTAGTAAAATTCTTAAGGAAAAACATCTTTGCACGATTTGGGGTGCCTCGAATCTTAATCAGTGATAGAGGCACACACTTTTGTAATAATCAGCTACAGAAAGTGTTGAAGCATTACAATGTAACACACAAGGTAGCATCCCCTTATCACCCTCAGACCACCAAGCGGAAGTGTCAAACAAGGAATTGA